GTTGCCGGTGTCGCGTCCGGCCGGTGGCGTGGTGCGTGGGGTCGGGCTGGCGCTGGTCCCGGGGCTGCCCAGGCCGGTCCGGGCCGGCGGATTGGCCCGCGCGCCCGCTTCCTGCCCCATCGTTGGCGAGGCGGTGTCGACGTCGCTCACCGGCGGCTGGGCGCCGCGCGGATCGGCGCGCGGCACGGACGGGCCGCAGGCGGTCAGGGCGACGGTGGCGACGCCGAGCGCGGCCACGGCGGCGAGGGATCTCAGGCGCACCCCGTGATGCTAGGGCCGGTGGACCGCCAGAGCGAGTCCGGCGGTGGGTCTAGGCGAGCGGTACGTGGTGCAGGTGCCGTCGGCGGCGCAGCCGGACGCCGAAGACACCCGCCACCGTCACGATCAGCAGCGCGGTGACCACCAGCCCGTGCAGGACACCCCGGGTCAGGTAGCCGTCGTCGGTGTGGTCCACCGCCCAGGTGCCGATCTCCCGGCTCGACCAGAACGGGGTCAGCTTCGCCCCCGCGTCGGCCGGGTCGAGCAGCATCTGCGTCGCCACCACGGTGAGCAGCAGCAGCGTGCCCTCCAGCTCGCGGGGGAGCAGGGCGCCGATCAGCATGCCGAACGGCGCGGCCACGGCCACGCAGCAGAGCATCGCCACGGCGATCCCGCCGTACCGCAGGTTGGTCGCGTCGAAG
This is a stretch of genomic DNA from Micromonospora sp. WMMD1082. It encodes these proteins:
- a CDS encoding ABC transporter permease; the encoded protein is MNRLVTVAEMTLRELARRRGVLLLLLLMPLTFWLIRRDAYVGQSVRALLLGISWAVSTAALFATSAARELEPRLRLAGYRPHHLYVGRMLGLWVLGLAISVPFFLLTVFDATNLRYGGIAVAMLCCVAVAAPFGMLIGALLPRELEGTLLLLTVVATQMLLDPADAGAKLTPFWSSREIGTWAVDHTDDGYLTRGVLHGLVVTALLIVTVAGVFGVRLRRRRHLHHVPLA